One region of Caldanaerobius fijiensis DSM 17918 genomic DNA includes:
- the rpsM gene encoding 30S ribosomal protein S13, producing MARIAGIDLPRDKRVEIGLTYIYGIGRATSKKILEKAGVNPDTRVRDLTDEEERKLREIIENEYKVEGDLRREVATNIKRLIDIGCYRGIRHRKGLPVRGQRTRTNARTRKGPKRTVAKKKK from the coding sequence ATGGCGAGAATAGCAGGCATTGATTTACCAAGAGATAAAAGGGTTGAAATAGGTTTGACGTATATATATGGGATAGGAAGAGCTACTTCAAAGAAGATATTAGAAAAAGCCGGGGTAAACCCGGATACCCGTGTTCGAGATCTTACTGATGAAGAAGAAAGGAAATTAAGGGAAATAATTGAGAATGAATATAAGGTCGAGGGAGATTTAAGAAGAGAAGTTGCGACAAATATAAAAAGGCTTATAGATATCGGATGTTATAGAGGTATCCGGCATCGTAAAGGATTGCCCGTACGAGGTCAGCGTACCAGAACTAATGCCAGAACGAGAAAAGGGCCTAAGAGGACTGTGGCCAAGAAGAAGAAATAA
- the rpmJ gene encoding 50S ribosomal protein L36, which translates to MKVRPSVKPICEKCKVIKRKGRVMIICENPKHKQRQG; encoded by the coding sequence ATGAAGGTAAGGCCATCGGTTAAACCGATTTGTGAGAAATGCAAAGTCATAAAGAGAAAAGGTAGGGTTATGATTATCTGCGAAAACCCGAAACATAAACAGAGACAGGGTTGA
- the infA gene encoding translation initiation factor IF-1 — MPKEDVIEVEGTVVEALPNAMFQVELENGYRVLAHISGKLRMNFIKILPGDKVTVELTPYDLTRGRIVWRGKKEKE, encoded by the coding sequence TTGCCTAAAGAAGATGTCATTGAGGTAGAGGGGACTGTTGTTGAGGCGTTGCCTAATGCGATGTTTCAGGTAGAGTTGGAAAATGGCTATAGGGTGTTAGCCCATATATCTGGCAAACTGAGAATGAACTTTATAAAAATCCTTCCGGGAGATAAAGTGACTGTAGAATTAACTCCTTACGACCTTACGAGAGGTAGGATCGTATGGAGAGGAAAGAAAGAAAAGGAGTGA
- a CDS encoding KOW domain-containing RNA-binding protein gives MNNSSDLTPGQIVKSKMGRDSGRYFIVLAVDGGYAFIADGELRKVDKPKKKNIKHLLKTNECDEFIRDKILSGKKISNADLRKALEKYKKA, from the coding sequence ATGAATAATAGTAGTGATTTAACCCCTGGTCAGATTGTTAAATCGAAAATGGGCAGAGATAGTGGCAGATACTTTATTGTTTTGGCTGTAGATGGTGGATATGCGTTTATTGCTGATGGAGAGCTACGTAAGGTAGATAAACCTAAGAAAAAAAATATAAAACATCTTTTAAAGACAAATGAGTGCGATGAGTTCATTAGAGATAAAATATTGAGTGGCAAAAAGATTTCGAATGCGGATTTAAGAAAGGCTCTGGAAAAATATAAAAAGGCGTGA
- the map gene encoding type I methionyl aminopeptidase: MIIIKSRREIEIMKIAGRIVAECLQLVGEKIKPGVKTIELDRVAENYIKKNRAIPSFKGYNGFPANICVSVNEEVVHGIPGDRELKDGDIVSVDIGVIYNGYHGDAARTFPVGNISASAKRLIEVTKESFFKGIQYATSDHRLYDISYAIQRYVESNGYSVVREYVGHGIGRSMHEDPQVPNFGCSGRGVRLREGMTLAIEPMVNEGTFEVRTLDNNWTVVTADGKLSAHYENTIAITPEGPEILTILAGEINE; the protein is encoded by the coding sequence ATGATTATAATTAAATCGCGCCGCGAGATAGAGATTATGAAAATCGCAGGTAGGATCGTCGCGGAATGCCTTCAGCTGGTTGGCGAAAAGATTAAGCCAGGGGTTAAGACAATTGAGCTGGACCGCGTCGCAGAAAATTATATAAAGAAAAATAGGGCAATTCCTTCTTTCAAGGGATACAATGGCTTTCCTGCAAATATATGTGTTTCAGTTAACGAGGAGGTTGTACACGGTATTCCTGGCGATAGGGAATTAAAGGATGGAGATATAGTAAGCGTTGATATCGGAGTGATTTATAATGGGTATCACGGCGATGCGGCGCGTACCTTCCCTGTAGGGAATATATCTGCCTCTGCGAAAAGGTTGATTGAGGTTACAAAAGAAAGTTTTTTTAAAGGTATCCAGTACGCTACCAGCGATCATCGGCTATACGATATTTCATACGCCATTCAAAGATATGTGGAATCCAATGGTTATTCTGTTGTGAGAGAATATGTAGGTCATGGCATAGGTCGTAGTATGCATGAAGATCCACAGGTTCCGAATTTTGGATGTTCGGGGAGGGGTGTAAGGCTTAGAGAAGGTATGACTCTTGCCATTGAGCCGATGGTCAACGAAGGCACTTTTGAAGTACGTACTCTTGACAATAACTGGACTGTTGTGACAGCAGACGGCAAACTATCTGCACATTATGAAAACACAATTGCTATTACACCTGAAGGACCTGAAATATTGACTATTCTGGCAGGTGAAATAAATGAATAA
- a CDS encoding adenylate kinase — MNVILMGPPGAGKGTHAAKIVDKYGIPHISTGDIFRENLKNGTALGNKAKEYMDKGQLVPDEIVIEIVKDRLKRPDCEKGFLLDGFPRTIKQADALDDFLKEMGKKIDAVINMVAERETLINRVIYRRVCPECGAVYHLINIPPKVEGKCDVCGANLIQRKDDTKETIEKRLDVYDEQTKPLIDYYSKKGLLYEVDGGKPIEEAFADICRILGSIDDK; from the coding sequence ATGAATGTTATATTGATGGGTCCGCCAGGAGCGGGAAAGGGCACCCACGCAGCGAAAATAGTTGACAAGTACGGTATACCTCATATTTCAACTGGCGACATATTCCGCGAAAACCTAAAAAATGGGACAGCACTGGGGAATAAGGCGAAAGAGTATATGGATAAGGGACAATTGGTACCTGATGAGATCGTCATCGAAATAGTAAAGGACCGCTTGAAGAGACCTGATTGTGAAAAGGGGTTTTTACTTGATGGCTTTCCCAGAACAATAAAACAGGCAGATGCTCTCGACGACTTTTTGAAAGAAATGGGCAAAAAAATTGATGCAGTGATTAATATGGTAGCAGAAAGGGAAACATTAATAAATAGGGTAATTTATAGAAGAGTATGCCCGGAATGTGGTGCCGTTTATCATTTAATAAATATTCCGCCAAAAGTAGAGGGCAAATGCGACGTATGTGGTGCAAATTTAATACAGAGAAAAGACGATACAAAAGAGACGATTGAGAAGCGATTAGATGTATATGATGAACAGACTAAACCTCTGATAGATTATTACAGCAAAAAAGGTCTTTTGTATGAAGTAGATGGCGGTAAGCCTATTGAGGAGGCTTTTGCAGATATTTGCCGCATATTGGGGAGCATCGACGATAAATGA
- the secY gene encoding preprotein translocase subunit SecY — MLSTLINAWKVPDLRKRMLYTLIMLLIFRAGSHIPIPNIDASIIKDYLKSGQLLGFFDIISGGAFRDFTIFAMSIIPYVNASIILQLLTIAIPSLEQLAKEGEEGRKKIAQYTRYGTVILALIQAIGLTFGLKGAIVNPSFINMTIIVLTLTAGTAFLMWLGEQITDKGIGNGISLIIFAGIIARIPSMIATTFKYVSGGTTSFLGGLGFWIAILLLIVSVVVMQEAQRRIPVQYAKRTVGRKVYGGQSTHIPLRLLQAGVIPIIFGLSIVGFPLQIAAFLPNTTFATIVNRYFNWNSFAYNLIDFILIILFTYFYTAIIFNPIEVADNMKQYGGFIPGIRPGKPTADYLTRIMYRITFVGGVFLALITVIPILIMSATGLNVAFGGTAILIAVGVAIDTIKQLEGQMLMRHYQGFLK; from the coding sequence TTGCTGTCCACCTTAATTAATGCCTGGAAAGTGCCTGATTTAAGGAAACGGATGCTTTATACGCTGATAATGTTGTTAATTTTCAGAGCTGGATCCCATATTCCTATCCCTAATATAGATGCGTCCATTATAAAAGATTACCTGAAAAGTGGACAATTATTAGGTTTTTTTGATATAATATCAGGTGGTGCATTCAGGGATTTTACAATATTTGCTATGAGCATTATTCCTTATGTCAACGCCTCAATAATACTTCAGCTTTTGACAATTGCTATTCCAAGCTTGGAACAATTGGCAAAAGAGGGTGAGGAAGGACGTAAAAAGATTGCTCAGTATACGAGATATGGGACGGTAATACTGGCATTGATACAGGCAATCGGCTTGACATTTGGGCTGAAAGGTGCTATTGTAAATCCCAGTTTTATAAATATGACGATAATAGTCCTGACGCTTACGGCAGGAACGGCGTTTCTTATGTGGTTGGGTGAACAGATCACTGATAAAGGTATAGGCAATGGTATATCCCTTATAATTTTTGCGGGTATAATTGCGAGAATACCGAGTATGATTGCAACCACATTTAAATATGTGAGTGGAGGCACTACCAGCTTCTTGGGTGGATTAGGTTTTTGGATTGCTATATTGTTGTTAATTGTATCCGTTGTAGTAATGCAGGAAGCGCAAAGGCGTATTCCTGTACAATATGCTAAGAGGACGGTAGGAAGAAAGGTATACGGAGGCCAATCCACACATATACCCTTGAGATTGCTACAGGCGGGGGTTATACCAATAATTTTTGGCCTTTCGATAGTGGGTTTTCCATTGCAGATCGCAGCGTTTTTACCAAATACTACATTTGCTACCATAGTAAATAGATACTTTAACTGGAATAGCTTCGCATACAATTTGATTGATTTCATATTGATCATATTGTTTACTTATTTCTATACGGCTATAATTTTCAACCCTATAGAAGTAGCTGACAATATGAAACAATACGGTGGTTTTATACCGGGTATAAGGCCAGGAAAACCGACGGCAGATTATTTGACCCGGATAATGTATAGAATCACTTTTGTTGGCGGTGTTTTTCTTGCCCTTATTACGGTCATACCGATATTGATAATGAGTGCTACAGGTCTAAACGTAGCATTTGGCGGTACAGCAATCCTCATTGCCGTTGGTGTTGCCATAGATACTATCAAGCAATTGGAAGGACAAATGTTGATGCGCCATTATCAAGGATTTCTAAAATGA
- the rplO gene encoding 50S ribosomal protein L15, translated as MQLHELKPAEGSKKKPKRVGRGIGSGHGKTSTRGHKGQKARSGGGVRPGFEGGQMPLHRRLPKRGFVNIFAKEYAIVNVQTLNDKFNDGDVVTPDVLLERRIIKDIKDGVKILGDGELTKNLTVKANKFSEGAVKKIQEAGGKVEVI; from the coding sequence ATGCAGTTACATGAATTAAAGCCTGCAGAAGGTTCAAAAAAGAAGCCTAAAAGAGTGGGCAGAGGTATCGGCTCAGGTCATGGCAAGACATCTACCCGCGGCCATAAAGGACAAAAAGCGAGAAGTGGTGGTGGCGTGCGACCAGGCTTTGAAGGTGGACAGATGCCGCTTCACAGAAGATTACCAAAGAGGGGATTTGTCAATATTTTTGCAAAAGAATATGCTATTGTAAATGTCCAGACACTAAATGATAAATTTAATGACGGAGATGTGGTTACACCTGACGTGTTGCTGGAGAGAAGGATTATAAAGGACATTAAAGATGGCGTTAAAATACTGGGTGATGGCGAATTAACAAAGAATTTGACAGTGAAGGCTAATAAGTTTTCAGAGGGTGCTGTGAAAAAAATCCAGGAAGCTGGAGGAAAGGTAGAGGTGATTTAA
- the rpmD gene encoding 50S ribosomal protein L30 yields the protein MLAKLKITLVRSTIGRPDDQIGTVKALGLRKLHSTVVKEDTPVIRGMINKVKHLVKVEEIV from the coding sequence ATGTTGGCTAAGCTGAAAATAACCTTGGTTAGAAGTACTATAGGAAGGCCAGATGATCAGATTGGTACAGTGAAAGCATTGGGCTTGCGGAAATTGCACAGCACCGTTGTTAAAGAAGATACTCCTGTAATAAGAGGAATGATCAATAAGGTAAAGCACCTTGTTAAAGTAGAAGAAATAGTATAG
- the rpsE gene encoding 30S ribosomal protein S5: MRIDASKIENLEERVVSINRVAKVVQGGKNFRFSVVVVVGDKKGHVGIGKGKAAEIPDAIRKAIESAKKNLIKIPIVNDTIPHEVLGHFGAGEVIMKPAREGTGVIAGGPLRLLFEVAGIKNIRTKSVGSNNARNMLNAAFEGLKSLRTVEEVARLRGKTVEEILG, from the coding sequence GTGCGAATAGATGCTAGTAAAATAGAAAATCTTGAAGAGCGAGTTGTTTCTATAAACAGGGTAGCAAAAGTTGTTCAGGGCGGTAAAAATTTCAGGTTTAGTGTTGTCGTTGTTGTAGGTGATAAGAAAGGCCATGTTGGCATTGGTAAAGGAAAAGCAGCTGAGATACCTGACGCCATACGAAAGGCTATTGAATCTGCTAAGAAAAACTTGATAAAAATTCCCATTGTAAATGACACTATTCCACATGAAGTATTGGGCCATTTTGGCGCTGGTGAAGTTATTATGAAGCCTGCAAGAGAAGGTACCGGTGTCATAGCAGGTGGACCGTTGAGGTTATTATTTGAGGTTGCAGGGATAAAGAATATAAGGACGAAATCTGTTGGGTCCAATAATGCTAGGAATATGCTAAATGCAGCTTTTGAAGGTCTAAAGTCGTTGAGGACCGTTGAAGAAGTGGCAAGATTAAGGGGCAAAACAGTTGAGGAAATTCTTGGTTGA
- the rplR gene encoding 50S ribosomal protein L18 — protein MILKEDRNKLRARRHLRIRKKVKGTPERPRLCVFKSLKHIYAQIIDDTQGRTLVYVSTLSPELRGQVKGCNIRSARAVGELVAKKALEKGIKKVVFDRGGYIYHGKVKELAEAARNAGLEF, from the coding sequence ATGATACTCAAAGAAGATAGAAATAAGCTAAGAGCCAGGCGCCATTTAAGGATTAGGAAGAAGGTTAAAGGTACGCCGGAAAGACCTCGCTTGTGCGTATTCAAAAGTTTAAAGCACATTTACGCACAGATTATTGATGATACACAGGGAAGAACATTGGTCTATGTGTCTACATTATCTCCTGAGCTTAGAGGCCAGGTAAAGGGGTGCAATATCAGATCGGCTAGAGCTGTAGGAGAGTTGGTGGCCAAAAAAGCTCTGGAGAAAGGTATAAAAAAAGTTGTGTTTGACAGAGGCGGCTATATATATCATGGAAAAGTTAAAGAACTGGCGGAAGCAGCCAGAAATGCTGGTTTAGAATTTTAA
- the rplF gene encoding 50S ribosomal protein L6, protein MSRIGRLPVEIPKGTDVKVEGNVVTVKGPKGELKKEFHKDMKIVVEDGKIFVKRPSDEREHKALHGLTRALIQNMIEGVNKGFEKTLEVQGVGYRVQKQGKKLVLSLGFSHPVEVDEVPGIEYVVNENKITVKGVDKQLVGQVAAQIRSLKKPDPYLGKGIKYSDEVLKLKEGKTGKK, encoded by the coding sequence ATGTCAAGAATAGGTAGGTTGCCTGTTGAAATACCGAAAGGGACGGATGTGAAAGTTGAGGGTAATGTGGTAACAGTGAAAGGCCCAAAAGGTGAGCTGAAAAAAGAATTTCATAAAGACATGAAGATTGTGGTGGAAGATGGCAAAATATTCGTCAAAAGACCTAGTGACGAGAGGGAACACAAGGCATTGCATGGGCTCACAAGGGCTTTGATACAGAACATGATTGAAGGTGTAAATAAAGGCTTTGAAAAAACATTAGAGGTACAGGGCGTTGGATATAGGGTTCAAAAGCAGGGCAAGAAATTGGTGCTGAGTCTTGGCTTTTCCCATCCAGTAGAAGTCGATGAGGTTCCAGGAATAGAGTATGTAGTAAATGAAAACAAAATTACCGTTAAGGGTGTAGATAAACAGCTGGTAGGACAGGTTGCTGCTCAGATACGATCACTTAAAAAGCCTGATCCGTATTTAGGCAAAGGCATTAAATACTCCGATGAAGTTCTGAAGCTCAAGGAAGGTAAGACAGGTAAGAAGTAA
- the rpsH gene encoding 30S ribosomal protein S8: MMVTDTIADMLTRIRNANIARHETVDIPYSKLKMKLASIMLDEGYIKNVEVIEDGNHKNIRIWLKYGPNKERVISGLKRISKPGLRVYATHDQLPRVLGGLGTAIISTSKGILTDKQARKEGVGGEVICYIW, encoded by the coding sequence ATGATGGTTACAGATACAATTGCGGATATGCTTACACGGATAAGAAATGCGAATATTGCCAGACATGAGACTGTAGATATACCATACTCTAAATTAAAAATGAAATTAGCATCTATTATGTTAGATGAAGGGTATATCAAGAATGTAGAAGTAATTGAAGATGGCAATCATAAAAATATAAGAATATGGTTAAAATATGGGCCAAACAAAGAGAGGGTAATATCAGGGCTTAAGAGAATAAGCAAGCCTGGTTTAAGAGTGTATGCAACTCATGATCAGCTGCCAAGGGTTTTAGGAGGGCTTGGAACAGCAATTATATCTACGTCTAAAGGTATATTAACTGATAAACAAGCCAGAAAAGAAGGAGTAGGCGGAGAAGTAATTTGCTATATCTGGTAG
- a CDS encoding type Z 30S ribosomal protein S14: MARKALIVKQQRKPKYPTRAYNRCKICGRPHAYLSKFGICRICFREKAYKGEIPGVKKASW, translated from the coding sequence TTGGCACGAAAAGCTTTAATTGTAAAACAACAGAGAAAACCGAAATATCCCACAAGGGCTTACAATAGATGTAAGATTTGTGGAAGACCTCATGCTTATTTGAGCAAATTTGGTATATGCAGGATTTGCTTTAGAGAAAAAGCTTATAAAGGCGAAATTCCAGGTGTTAAGAAAGCCAGCTGGTAA
- the rplE gene encoding 50S ribosomal protein L5 — protein sequence MSRLHEYYKNEVVPALMKRFNYKNIMQVPKLEKIVINTGVSDAKENPKALESAVNDLAMITGQKPMVTRAKKSIAAFKIRAGMPIGAKVTLRGEKMYEFADKLFNINLPRVRDFRGVSSNSFDGRGNYTLGIREQLIFPEIDYDKIDKIRGMDIVFVTTAKTDEEARALLELLGMPFSK from the coding sequence GTGTCGAGGTTACACGAGTACTATAAAAATGAAGTAGTCCCAGCATTGATGAAGAGATTTAACTATAAAAATATAATGCAGGTGCCAAAACTCGAGAAAATCGTTATAAATACGGGTGTCAGTGACGCAAAAGAAAACCCAAAAGCTTTAGAATCAGCGGTAAATGATTTAGCCATGATTACGGGCCAGAAACCAATGGTTACAAGGGCTAAGAAGTCAATAGCAGCTTTTAAGATAAGAGCAGGAATGCCAATAGGTGCAAAGGTTACATTAAGAGGCGAAAAGATGTATGAGTTTGCCGATAAGTTGTTTAATATAAATCTTCCTAGGGTTCGCGATTTCAGAGGGGTATCGAGCAATTCTTTTGATGGAAGAGGTAATTATACATTAGGTATACGGGAGCAGCTTATTTTTCCTGAAATTGATTACGATAAGATAGATAAAATCAGGGGTATGGATATTGTTTTTGTCACTACAGCTAAGACAGACGAAGAAGCACGGGCATTGTTAGAGTTACTGGGAATGCCATTTTCTAAATAA
- the rplX gene encoding 50S ribosomal protein L24: MEVIDVHVKKGDMVVVISGDDKGKKGKILKAFPKTGKVLVEGVNIVTKHQKPRPGIQQAGIIHEEAPINSSKVMLFCPNCNRGVRYKTEILENGEKIRVCKKCNESLDK, encoded by the coding sequence ATGGAGGTGATAGACGTGCATGTTAAAAAGGGCGATATGGTCGTAGTCATATCGGGTGATGATAAAGGTAAAAAAGGCAAAATATTGAAGGCTTTTCCGAAGACAGGTAAGGTATTGGTAGAAGGAGTAAATATTGTTACGAAACATCAGAAGCCAAGACCAGGGATTCAGCAAGCTGGAATAATACATGAAGAAGCACCGATAAACAGTTCAAAGGTAATGCTGTTTTGCCCTAATTGCAATAGGGGCGTAAGATATAAGACAGAGATACTGGAGAATGGAGAAAAGATTAGAGTTTGCAAAAAATGCAATGAATCGCTGGATAAATGA
- the rplN gene encoding 50S ribosomal protein L14: MIQPQTRLNVADNTGAKELMCIHVMGGFHKKYANIGDIIVCSVKDATPGGVVKKGDVVKAVVVRSKRGIRRKDGSYIRFDDNAAVIIRDDKQPRGTRIFGPVARELREKDFARIISLAPEVL; this comes from the coding sequence ATGATTCAACCTCAGACAAGACTTAATGTGGCAGATAATACTGGAGCAAAAGAGTTGATGTGTATTCATGTAATGGGCGGTTTTCATAAAAAATACGCGAATATCGGCGATATAATTGTTTGTTCTGTTAAAGATGCAACACCAGGCGGCGTTGTTAAAAAAGGCGATGTGGTAAAAGCCGTTGTGGTTCGCTCTAAAAGAGGCATTAGAAGGAAGGATGGGTCTTATATCAGGTTTGATGATAATGCCGCTGTAATTATAAGAGATGACAAACAACCAAGAGGTACACGTATATTTGGACCTGTGGCGAGAGAACTGAGAGAAAAAGATTTTGCAAGAATTATATCGCTAGCGCCTGAAGTACTTTGA
- the rpsQ gene encoding 30S ribosomal protein S17 yields MERNARKVRVGIVVSDKMDKTVVVAIEDRVKHPLYGKTIRRTKKFKVHDEQNQCRVGDKVKIMETRPLSKEKRWRLVEILERAK; encoded by the coding sequence TTGGAACGGAATGCGCGTAAGGTGAGAGTAGGTATTGTTGTCAGTGATAAAATGGATAAAACTGTGGTCGTGGCTATTGAAGATAGGGTAAAACATCCTTTGTACGGCAAGACTATCAGGCGAACAAAAAAATTTAAAGTTCATGATGAGCAGAACCAGTGCAGAGTAGGGGATAAAGTAAAAATTATGGAAACAAGGCCGTTGAGCAAAGAAAAAAGGTGGAGGCTTGTAGAGATTCTTGAGCGGGCAAAATAA
- the rpmC gene encoding 50S ribosomal protein L29, whose product MKANELRELSDAELNRKLRDLKEELFNLRFQMVTGQLDNPMRIRLIRKDIARIKTILRERELKAISK is encoded by the coding sequence ATGAAAGCTAATGAGTTGAGAGAGTTATCGGATGCTGAACTCAATAGAAAATTGCGTGACCTCAAAGAAGAGTTATTTAATTTGAGGTTTCAGATGGTGACAGGGCAGTTAGATAATCCTATGAGAATAAGGCTGATTAGAAAAGATATCGCAAGGATAAAGACCATTTTACGAGAAAGGGAATTAAAAGCCATATCAAAATAA